A stretch of the Janthinobacterium sp. B9-8 genome encodes the following:
- a CDS encoding NADP(H)-dependent aldo-keto reductase, translated as MKYHLLPKTDLNISTLCLGTMTFGEQNSEADAHEQLDYALAAGINFIDTAEMYPVPGKAETQGLTESYVGSWLAKQSRDKIILASKISGPNRGMDWIRGGPQLNREQIHAACDASLKRLQTDYIDLYQLHWPARHVPMFGQSYYDPSQEPAHTPDFAEQLSALNELVQAGKVRHIGLSNETPWGVMEASRVAQAQSLPRIATIQNVFNLINRQFENGLVETCHRQDVGLLAYSPLAFGLLSGKYLDNPQAAGRMTRFSNFGARYLKPAVPGAIEAYVKLAREHGLSPAQMALAWVSSRWYVASNIIGATTMAQLKENIGSLDVIITPELDAAIEAIHKQSPNPAN; from the coding sequence ATGAAATATCACCTTCTGCCCAAAACCGATTTAAATATCTCTACCCTCTGCCTTGGCACCATGACCTTTGGCGAGCAAAACAGCGAAGCCGATGCGCACGAGCAGCTTGATTATGCGCTTGCAGCGGGGATCAACTTTATTGATACCGCCGAAATGTATCCCGTTCCCGGCAAGGCCGAGACCCAAGGCTTAACCGAAAGCTATGTAGGCAGCTGGCTGGCCAAACAAAGCCGCGACAAGATTATTCTGGCGAGCAAGATTTCCGGCCCTAATCGCGGTATGGATTGGATACGTGGCGGGCCGCAATTAAATCGTGAGCAAATCCATGCGGCTTGTGATGCCAGCTTAAAGCGCCTGCAAACCGACTATATCGATCTTTACCAATTACACTGGCCTGCCCGCCATGTGCCGATGTTTGGGCAAAGCTATTACGATCCTAGCCAAGAGCCTGCCCATACCCCGGATTTTGCCGAACAGCTTTCTGCACTTAATGAGCTCGTTCAGGCCGGTAAAGTGCGCCATATCGGGCTATCGAATGAAACCCCCTGGGGCGTGATGGAAGCCAGCCGCGTAGCGCAAGCACAATCTCTGCCACGCATTGCTACCATTCAAAATGTATTTAATTTAATTAACCGTCAGTTTGAGAATGGCTTGGTTGAAACCTGCCATCGTCAGGATGTGGGTCTCTTAGCGTATAGCCCGCTGGCTTTTGGATTGCTGTCTGGTAAGTATTTGGATAACCCGCAAGCGGCGGGGCGAATGACTCGCTTTAGCAATTTTGGCGCACGTTATTTAAAACCAGCAGTGCCGGGTGCAATTGAAGCCTATGTAAAACTCGCCCGGGAACACGGCTTATCCCCTGCGCAAATGGCGCTGGCATGGGTGAGCAGCCGCTGGTATGTAGCAAGCAATATTATTGGTGCCACCACCATGGCTCAACTTAAAGAAAATATCGGCAGCCTAGATGTAATCATCACGCCAGAATTAGACGCCGCAATTGAAGCGATTCATAAGCAAAGCCCTAATCCTGCGAATTAA
- a CDS encoding methyl-accepting chemotaxis protein: MFGFTQKTETKNTADAQLDTMKVVLDHVDNMILLCDTSHENNVFYVNQTAKSVFEQYRQEMTQVLRGADPTQAQGGSIHRFHQDPERVRRILQKLGSGARNATHVADIPLGSITLRTKAYPIWDATDTSKVKCYLACWEDITSKIKHEELQTDVANKASALHEQVSYIASTMEEVSTSIDEVAHTTAEASNRGNSAFESANEGQVVVEGAVRGMRDVATLVRTTAGVIGQLNTQSDKIGVIVGVIKDIADQTNLLALNAAIEAARAGDTGRGFAVVADEVRKLSERTAKATAEIGELISSIQIEIERAVGTMTSGEKDVSAGEEKAVSAEKALARIVQDVGAMRNLISEISNASEQQASSVRDVAQRLEVITSKQ; encoded by the coding sequence ATGTTTGGCTTTACTCAAAAAACAGAAACAAAAAACACTGCAGATGCTCAGCTCGATACGATGAAAGTAGTGCTGGATCATGTTGATAATATGATTCTGCTCTGCGACACCAGCCATGAAAACAATGTGTTTTATGTAAACCAAACGGCTAAAAGCGTTTTTGAGCAATATCGCCAAGAGATGACCCAAGTTTTGCGCGGAGCAGATCCCACCCAGGCACAGGGAGGCTCTATTCATCGCTTTCATCAAGATCCGGAACGAGTGCGCCGCATTTTGCAGAAACTAGGTAGCGGCGCTAGAAATGCCACCCATGTTGCCGACATCCCTCTAGGCAGTATCACCTTACGTACCAAGGCTTATCCTATTTGGGATGCCACAGACACCAGTAAAGTTAAATGCTACCTAGCCTGTTGGGAAGATATCACCAGCAAAATAAAACATGAAGAATTACAAACAGACGTGGCGAATAAGGCCAGCGCGCTACACGAACAAGTCTCGTACATTGCCTCTACCATGGAAGAAGTCAGTACCAGTATTGATGAAGTTGCACATACCACCGCCGAAGCCAGCAACCGGGGTAACAGCGCTTTTGAAAGCGCCAATGAAGGACAAGTGGTAGTTGAAGGTGCTGTGCGCGGCATGCGCGATGTAGCCACATTGGTTCGCACCACGGCAGGCGTGATCGGCCAGCTCAACACCCAATCCGATAAAATTGGTGTGATTGTGGGGGTGATTAAAGATATTGCCGACCAAACCAATTTACTAGCGCTTAACGCGGCCATTGAAGCAGCGCGCGCAGGCGACACGGGCCGGGGTTTTGCGGTGGTGGCGGATGAAGTGCGTAAATTATCCGAGCGTACAGCCAAAGCCACGGCAGAAATTGGCGAGCTGATTTCTTCTATTCAAATTGAAATCGAGCGTGCAGTAGGCACGATGACTTCAGGCGAAAAAGACGTCAGCGCTGGCGAAGAAAAAGCCGTGAGTGCAGAAAAAGCACTCGCCCGGATTGTGCAGGATGTAGGCGCAATGCGTAATTTAATCAGTGAAATTTCTAATGCATCCGAGCAGCAGGCAAGCTCGGTAAGAGATGTGGCGCAGCGCCTGGAAGTCATTACTTCAAAGCAATAA
- a CDS encoding peroxiredoxin, producing MAVLVGKSAPDFTAAAVLGNGEIVESYNFKAATAGKYAVVFFYPLDFTFVCPSELIAFDHRLEEFKARNVEVIGVSIDSQFTHAAWRNTPVEKGGIGQVGYTLVADIKHLICQAYDVELVEAGVALRGSFLIDKSGVVQHQVVNNLPLGRDISEMLRVVDALQFTEEHGEVCPAGWNKGKAGMKADAAGVADYLAKNAKDL from the coding sequence ATGGCCGTACTCGTTGGTAAAAGCGCACCAGATTTCACAGCAGCAGCCGTTTTAGGTAATGGCGAGATCGTAGAAAGCTACAACTTTAAGGCAGCCACCGCCGGTAAATACGCCGTGGTGTTCTTCTATCCTTTGGATTTCACTTTTGTTTGCCCATCCGAGCTGATCGCTTTTGATCACCGTCTGGAAGAATTCAAAGCCCGCAATGTAGAAGTAATCGGTGTGTCAATCGACAGCCAGTTTACTCATGCTGCATGGCGCAACACTCCGGTAGAAAAAGGTGGTATTGGCCAAGTTGGTTACACTTTAGTTGCCGATATTAAGCACTTAATTTGCCAAGCCTATGATGTTGAATTGGTAGAAGCTGGCGTTGCATTGCGCGGCTCTTTCCTGATCGACAAATCGGGTGTTGTACAGCACCAAGTAGTAAACAACTTGCCACTAGGCCGCGATATCAGCGAAATGCTGCGTGTAGTAGACGCGCTGCAATTCACTGAAGAGCACGGTGAAGTTTGCCCAGCAGGCTGGAACAAAGGCAAAGCAGGGATGAAGGCAGATGCTGCCGGCGTTGCTGATTACCTAGCTAAAAACGCTAAAGATCTGTAA
- a CDS encoding methyl-accepting chemotaxis protein produces the protein MKQLGFRAKIMMTVLGSLFLILGLMLSVLAWNTRKEMSAEAFGSAENMAKHYAQFVQNELEKSLSPLQTLASSLDSAKQNGLVQRSQTNHLLQQILKDNAELYDLWLIYEHGQFDGKDAEFTKDKTGYPSGAYAPWVLRKGDKIELIEYVHDGDKGMDEAVVRKWEETYYGGAYYTAPKSTGKQSVVEPYVDSDTKVLMMSFAVPLQYQGKFIGVAGSDIPMGGLQKTLSQAKVFDSGFISLISAGGIYGSHPDSARLAKPVDEAEVPAAVLADIKTGKALHIESGGFTRFFMPINMGKSGTVWSLVINVPQAELYARSNRLLHLSFLIGGLGLLLLSIILSATLSLLTKPIMQLNAAMTQLSAGDADLSHRLEVSSSDEIGRTSLAFNLFVASLAEMIAKVKLQVKELNLQITQLAGHANTVAKGSAQQAQAAEQTAGAIENVSHGINSIAENALAAENMSHVAEKNARQAELGVRATSGEIAKIEEVIKTQSVLMNGLRARSTEISNVVNVIRGVAEQTNLLALNAAIEAARAGEQGRGFAVVADEVRKLAENTSSATLDIGKMIALIQDETQQAAQGMELALQQVEEGVQLSRAAADQIAEITTGTHQMSDSVHYIAKTTAQQSQATEDISQHVDKINTMVHDNDAALQQVRDATKSLGELSLDLQKAVDRFKI, from the coding sequence ATGAAACAGCTTGGTTTTCGTGCCAAAATAATGATGACTGTATTGGGCTCTTTATTTCTTATTTTAGGCTTGATGCTGTCTGTTTTAGCTTGGAATACGCGTAAAGAAATGAGCGCTGAGGCTTTTGGCAGCGCAGAAAATATGGCCAAGCACTATGCGCAATTTGTGCAAAATGAGCTGGAAAAATCACTAAGCCCTCTGCAAACATTGGCGAGCAGCTTAGATAGCGCCAAGCAAAACGGGCTAGTGCAACGCAGCCAAACTAATCATCTTTTGCAGCAAATTCTGAAAGATAACGCAGAACTTTACGATTTGTGGCTGATTTATGAGCACGGTCAGTTTGATGGCAAGGATGCCGAATTTACCAAAGATAAAACGGGTTACCCATCAGGTGCTTATGCGCCTTGGGTGTTGCGCAAGGGCGATAAAATTGAGCTGATTGAATATGTGCACGATGGCGATAAAGGTATGGATGAAGCTGTCGTTCGTAAATGGGAAGAAACATATTACGGCGGAGCGTATTACACCGCGCCTAAAAGCACGGGCAAGCAATCGGTGGTCGAGCCCTATGTAGATAGTGATACCAAGGTATTAATGATGTCGTTTGCTGTGCCTTTGCAGTATCAAGGGAAATTTATTGGAGTGGCAGGAAGTGATATTCCAATGGGGGGGCTGCAAAAAACGCTAAGTCAGGCCAAAGTTTTTGATAGTGGTTTTATTAGTTTAATCAGTGCGGGCGGCATTTATGGCAGCCATCCAGATTCGGCACGCTTAGCCAAGCCAGTTGATGAAGCAGAAGTACCTGCTGCGGTATTGGCCGATATTAAAACGGGTAAAGCTTTACATATAGAGAGCGGCGGATTTACCCGGTTTTTTATGCCGATTAATATGGGAAAAAGCGGCACGGTCTGGAGCTTGGTGATTAATGTGCCCCAAGCCGAGCTTTATGCGAGATCTAATCGCTTGCTGCACCTTTCTTTTTTGATTGGCGGGCTGGGCTTATTACTGCTCTCCATTATTTTATCGGCCACGCTGAGTTTATTAACTAAACCCATTATGCAATTAAATGCAGCCATGACCCAATTATCGGCAGGCGATGCAGATTTAAGTCATAGGCTGGAAGTAAGCAGCAGCGATGAAATTGGCCGCACTTCCTTAGCCTTTAATTTATTTGTTGCCTCGCTGGCCGAAATGATCGCTAAGGTAAAATTACAGGTAAAAGAGCTTAATTTACAAATTACCCAGTTGGCAGGGCATGCCAATACCGTGGCGAAAGGCTCTGCCCAGCAGGCTCAGGCCGCCGAGCAAACCGCGGGTGCTATTGAAAATGTATCGCATGGCATTAACTCGATTGCCGAGAATGCCCTTGCTGCGGAAAATATGAGCCATGTGGCAGAAAAAAATGCCAGGCAAGCCGAGCTGGGCGTGCGGGCTACATCGGGTGAAATCGCTAAAATTGAAGAAGTCATCAAAACCCAATCGGTCTTGATGAATGGTTTAAGGGCGCGCTCTACCGAGATTTCTAATGTGGTGAATGTGATTCGTGGCGTGGCCGAGCAAACTAATTTACTGGCTTTAAATGCCGCCATTGAAGCAGCTAGGGCGGGTGAGCAGGGACGGGGTTTTGCCGTGGTAGCCGATGAAGTCAGAAAACTCGCTGAGAACACCAGCAGTGCTACTTTGGATATTGGCAAAATGATTGCGCTGATTCAGGATGAAACCCAGCAAGCGGCTCAAGGCATGGAGCTGGCATTGCAGCAGGTAGAAGAAGGCGTGCAGCTATCCAGAGCAGCCGCCGATCAAATTGCTGAAATCACCACCGGCACGCATCAAATGTCAGATAGCGTGCATTACATTGCCAAAACCACGGCGCAGCAATCGCAGGCCACCGAAGATATTTCACAGCATGTAGATAAAATTAATACCATGGTGCACGACAACGATGCGGCTTTGCAGCAGGTGCGTGATGCCACTAAAAGCTTGGGTGAGCTTTCATTAGATTTACAAAAAGCCGTAGACCGGTTTAAAATTTAA
- a CDS encoding class I SAM-dependent methyltransferase — protein MPYSTPLGYQVKTQDIAVAGGLDLNIRSLLDIQQYFDPLGEAENAGISPACWPLFGQIWPSAQKLADLMQVYVLGERRILEIGCGLALASMVVHRRNGDITASDCHPLTETFLKANLQLNTLPALKYSTGNWDRINSELGQFDVIIGSDVLYERNQPAALSAFIDRHAAPHAEVLIIDPNRGNRSAFNRQMAANGFSLSETLINTPLHNGNAYKGRLLSYLRS, from the coding sequence ATGCCCTATAGCACGCCCCTTGGCTACCAAGTTAAAACTCAAGATATCGCCGTTGCTGGCGGTCTAGATTTGAATATCCGCTCGCTGCTCGATATTCAGCAATATTTTGACCCTCTGGGCGAAGCAGAAAACGCGGGAATTTCGCCTGCTTGCTGGCCGCTATTTGGGCAAATCTGGCCATCGGCACAAAAGCTAGCTGATTTAATGCAAGTTTATGTTTTAGGTGAACGACGGATTTTAGAAATTGGCTGCGGCTTGGCGCTGGCAAGCATGGTGGTGCATCGCAGAAATGGCGATATCACTGCCAGCGATTGCCACCCGCTTACCGAGACTTTTCTTAAAGCAAACTTGCAGCTCAATACCCTGCCCGCGCTGAAATACAGCACCGGCAACTGGGATCGCATCAATTCTGAGCTAGGCCAATTCGACGTTATCATCGGCAGCGATGTGCTGTACGAGCGCAACCAGCCCGCTGCGCTCTCTGCCTTTATTGATCGCCATGCCGCCCCCCATGCCGAAGTGCTGATTATCGATCCCAACCGAGGCAATCGCAGCGCTTTTAACCGGCAAATGGCGGCAAATGGCTTTAGCCTGAGCGAAACATTGATTAACACGCCCCTACATAATGGCAATGCCTATAAGGGGCGTTTACTAAGCTATCTGCGAAGTTAA
- a CDS encoding sporulation protein, whose protein sequence is MFKKLLATVGVGGASVDTVLNNPSLRPGDVLSGHVQIKGGKVEQDIEYVDLILMAEVEQESGDHEARVAKPLGSIRASGALKIAAGQEIRLPFMLTLPLETPVNNAQALASPGSQYAPNVRAAVWIHTDLAISSAVDAKDRDFLDVHPLPQMQGLIAAMAALGFAHVSSDVEAGTIQMNHIHSSLGCYQEFEFRPMQKFSSVQEVEISCIARPEGVHVLLETDRRFRGDSYQSFLMGPDWQSVNWQAHLRQILA, encoded by the coding sequence ATGTTTAAAAAATTATTAGCAACAGTGGGCGTCGGTGGGGCAAGTGTGGATACCGTATTAAATAACCCCAGTTTGCGCCCCGGCGATGTGTTGTCCGGTCATGTGCAAATTAAGGGCGGTAAGGTTGAGCAGGATATCGAATACGTTGATTTAATTTTGATGGCCGAGGTAGAGCAAGAATCGGGCGATCACGAAGCTCGCGTGGCCAAGCCGCTAGGCAGCATCCGTGCCTCGGGAGCTTTAAAAATTGCTGCAGGGCAAGAGATTCGCCTGCCATTTATGCTGACGCTTCCCTTGGAAACACCCGTCAATAATGCACAGGCATTAGCCAGCCCCGGCAGCCAATACGCACCCAATGTGCGCGCTGCCGTGTGGATTCATACTGATTTAGCAATTAGCAGCGCTGTAGATGCCAAAGATAGAGATTTTCTAGATGTTCATCCGTTGCCACAAATGCAAGGCCTGATTGCCGCAATGGCCGCTTTAGGCTTTGCCCATGTTAGTTCGGATGTGGAAGCGGGCACGATTCAGATGAATCATATTCATAGCTCGCTGGGCTGCTATCAGGAGTTTGAGTTCCGCCCTATGCAGAAATTTAGCTCGGTGCAGGAAGTAGAAATCAGCTGCATTGCTCGCCCGGAAGGTGTGCATGTGCTGCTGGAAACGGATCGCCGTTTCCGCGGCGATAGCTATCAGTCCTTTTTAATGGGGCCAGATTGGCAGAGCGTGAACTGGCAAGCGCATTTACGCCAGATTTTGGCTTAA
- a CDS encoding 3'-5' exonuclease codes for MSWGYWQRWRRSRSLALANQEFAYLWDVPPLDEYISLDCEMSCLDPRQAEILSIAAIRIKGSRIFLSEHLKLLVKPAGQIDPASIAVHGLRHQDVQEGMAIEDALAALLNFIGPRPLIGYYLEFDLAVLGRLLKPMLGVALPNASIEVSGLFYDHMVTAHRPDVDLSLSHILQTLNLPDLPRHDPLNDALLAAMIYLKLGQK; via the coding sequence ATGAGCTGGGGCTATTGGCAGCGCTGGCGCAGATCGCGCAGTCTGGCGCTGGCGAATCAAGAGTTTGCCTATTTATGGGATGTGCCTCCCCTTGATGAATACATCAGCCTAGATTGCGAAATGAGCTGCCTCGATCCAAGGCAGGCAGAGATTCTAAGCATCGCCGCGATCAGGATTAAAGGCTCGCGGATTTTCCTTTCTGAGCATCTTAAACTGCTGGTTAAACCCGCAGGCCAGATCGATCCGGCCAGTATTGCCGTGCATGGTTTGCGCCACCAGGATGTACAAGAGGGCATGGCGATAGAGGATGCTTTGGCCGCTTTGCTGAACTTTATCGGGCCGCGGCCTTTGATTGGCTATTATCTGGAATTCGACTTGGCGGTGCTGGGTCGCCTGCTTAAACCCATGCTGGGCGTGGCTTTGCCCAATGCCAGCATCGAAGTGTCCGGCTTGTTTTATGACCATATGGTAACGGCACATCGCCCCGATGTAGATCTAAGCCTCAGCCATATTTTGCAAACATTAAACCTACCCGATTTGCCCCGCCATGATCCGCTGAACGATGCCTTGCTTGCCGCAATGATCTATTTAAAGCTTGGGCAAAAATAG
- a CDS encoding putative nucleotidyltransferase substrate binding domain-containing protein has translation MTTSFDFNRAPFNCLNPAEQDRIAAALDVAYYAAGSVIQQQGEGVDALLVVMKGLVREGGEAHFYGCFDVLDSKSLLSGKACCTLHAHEDTLLWHIRRDVAMKISDANSQFAAFFYADVARKLAALSHPVQELQPRVADAVLHTPCWLAESATVMDAARLMKRAHSRAVLVKEASGVGIFTQSDLRNVVVDGLDANHEAIYRHLKRPLICVQAEDDLHHAMLLMMRHSVQRLVVLEGDEVCGVLEQIELMSAFFNNSHNPRGITAQIGRASHPDALLAAVKSTQQLIRTLHGNGMKITLLAELVGEIRQRLFSRLFTLLAPPEMLLHVCLLVLGSEGRGEQILNTDQDNALIIEDGYQHPDLERVCEQFNQQLIAFGYPPCPGLVMVSNPQWRQSVAGYKRLINHWTSSASSENVMHMAIWLDARPVCGQLALFEGLRQYLQQDLGDNAAFLSRFAFPVEQFSPPINLFSRLITTAGPDKHALDIKKGGIFPVVHGLRSLALQYGVDECNSYQRIQRLSDIGHLSESFGRDLAESLAFLQGLQLKAGLLNQAMDKPVDHLIDPATLTTLERELLKDTLSVVKQFRQLISHHFKLGML, from the coding sequence ATGACTACATCCTTTGATTTTAATCGTGCACCGTTTAATTGCTTGAATCCTGCCGAGCAGGATCGCATCGCCGCAGCGCTGGATGTGGCTTATTACGCGGCTGGATCGGTGATTCAGCAGCAGGGTGAGGGAGTCGATGCCTTGCTGGTGGTGATGAAGGGGCTGGTTAGAGAGGGCGGCGAGGCTCACTTTTATGGTTGTTTTGATGTGCTCGATAGCAAATCGCTGCTTAGTGGCAAGGCTTGCTGCACTTTGCATGCGCATGAAGACACACTGCTTTGGCATATCAGGCGTGATGTGGCGATGAAAATCAGCGATGCTAATAGCCAGTTTGCGGCGTTTTTTTATGCCGATGTGGCACGTAAACTGGCGGCGCTAAGCCACCCCGTGCAAGAGTTGCAGCCAAGGGTAGCTGATGCGGTCTTGCATACGCCTTGCTGGCTGGCAGAAAGTGCTACGGTGATGGATGCGGCGCGACTGATGAAGCGCGCGCATAGCCGGGCGGTGTTGGTGAAGGAAGCTTCGGGCGTGGGGATTTTTACCCAGAGCGACCTACGCAATGTGGTGGTGGATGGGCTGGATGCTAATCATGAAGCCATTTATCGCCACCTTAAGCGCCCGCTGATTTGTGTGCAGGCCGAGGACGATTTGCATCACGCCATGCTCTTGATGATGCGCCACTCGGTGCAAAGGCTGGTGGTGCTGGAGGGCGACGAAGTTTGTGGCGTGCTGGAGCAGATCGAGCTGATGTCGGCTTTTTTTAATAACTCGCATAATCCACGCGGCATTACCGCGCAAATTGGCCGTGCCTCTCACCCCGACGCGCTCTTGGCGGCGGTTAAAAGCACGCAGCAATTGATACGCACGCTGCACGGTAATGGCATGAAAATCACCCTGCTGGCCGAGCTGGTGGGGGAAATTCGCCAGCGTTTATTCAGCCGACTGTTTACCCTACTAGCCCCGCCAGAGATGCTGCTGCATGTGTGCCTGCTGGTCTTGGGCTCGGAAGGGCGTGGCGAGCAGATATTAAATACCGATCAGGATAATGCGCTGATTATTGAAGACGGCTATCAGCACCCAGATTTAGAGCGTGTTTGTGAGCAATTTAATCAGCAGTTGATTGCCTTTGGCTACCCACCTTGCCCTGGCTTAGTGATGGTTTCTAACCCTCAGTGGCGGCAAAGCGTGGCGGGGTATAAGCGGCTAATTAATCACTGGACCAGCAGCGCCAGCAGTGAAAATGTGATGCATATGGCGATCTGGCTGGATGCACGGCCAGTCTGCGGGCAGCTGGCTTTGTTTGAGGGCCTGCGCCAGTATTTGCAGCAGGATTTAGGCGATAACGCGGCATTTTTATCGCGGTTTGCTTTTCCGGTGGAGCAATTCTCCCCGCCAATTAATCTGTTTTCTCGCTTGATTACCACCGCTGGGCCGGATAAACACGCGCTCGATATTAAAAAAGGCGGCATTTTCCCCGTGGTACACGGCTTGCGCAGCCTTGCGCTGCAATATGGGGTGGACGAGTGTAATAGTTATCAGCGTATTCAGCGCTTAAGTGATATCGGCCATTTAAGCGAGAGTTTTGGCCGCGATCTGGCCGAATCTCTGGCGTTTTTACAGGGCTTGCAGCTTAAAGCGGGGCTGCTGAATCAGGCGATGGATAAGCCGGTTGATCATCTGATTGATCCAGCTACTTTAACCACGCTAGAGCGTGAGCTATTAAAAGACACGCTGTCGGTGGTGAAGCAATTTCGCCAGCTGATTAGCCACCATTTCAAGCTGGGGATGCTATGA
- a CDS encoding pyridoxamine 5'-phosphate oxidase family protein, producing the protein MSSYPSRRTRIRRAPERAQYDQETLYQIIDAAYLCHIAFYDGTSTHCIPTACWRSGEHLYIHGSNGGRLMKLLAKGVEASVAITHLDGLVLARSAFNHSMNYRSAVIYGQFEQVIAEVDKSAALDALMDKIASGRKDEVRPGNSKEIGATIVLRVSLSEAAAKVRSGGPMDDEKDMQIGVWAGVLPLEQVQTTPEPEGKYSVIPAYVREWGGSWPVICSAALAGLGLGSS; encoded by the coding sequence ATGTCTAGCTATCCAAGTCGCCGCACTCGTATCCGTCGGGCTCCAGAGCGGGCTCAATATGATCAAGAAACGCTGTATCAGATTATTGATGCGGCCTATTTATGTCATATCGCTTTTTATGATGGCACGAGCACACACTGCATCCCAACGGCCTGCTGGCGTAGCGGCGAGCATTTGTATATTCATGGCTCTAATGGGGGGCGGCTGATGAAGCTATTGGCGAAGGGGGTAGAAGCCTCGGTCGCAATTACTCATCTCGATGGTTTGGTGCTGGCGCGTTCGGCATTTAATCATTCGATGAATTATCGATCTGCCGTGATCTATGGCCAGTTTGAGCAGGTAATCGCTGAGGTCGATAAATCGGCCGCATTAGACGCTCTGATGGATAAGATCGCCAGTGGCCGCAAAGATGAAGTGCGGCCCGGTAATTCAAAAGAAATAGGCGCAACTATTGTGCTGCGCGTTTCATTATCAGAAGCTGCAGCAAAAGTGAGATCTGGCGGGCCAATGGATGATGAAAAAGATATGCAAATTGGCGTATGGGCAGGCGTTTTACCTTTAGAGCAAGTTCAAACTACACCTGAGCCCGAAGGAAAGTATTCAGTGATACCGGCTTATGTGCGTGAGTGGGGCGGGAGCTGGCCAGTGATATGCAGTGCGGCATTGGCTGGTTTGGGGCTGGGTTCATCTTAA